From the Verrucomicrobiia bacterium genome, the window CGGTGTACGACCGTTACCTGCCGTTGGTCGATCGCATCGTCACTCGCGCGGAATTCTCCGACCTGATGTGGGAAATGCAGGGGGAACTCGGCACGTCGCACGCCTACGAATTTGGCGGCGACCACCGCCAGCCGCCGCGCTACGACCTCGGGCTGCTCGGGGCGGATTTTGTTTACGATGCGGCGGTCAAGGCATGGAAAATTGCGCACATTGTCCAGGGTGATCCGTGGAATGAGGAAGGACGCTCCTCGCTGGCTGCGCCTGCGGTCAATGTACGCGAAGGTCATACACTACTGGCGATTGGCGGGCGCCGTCTCAATGCCGGGACGCATCCGAACGCCCTGCTCGTGAATCAGTCGGATGAGGAAGTGCTCATCACCGTCGGCGATGCCAAAGGCAAAGCGGCGCGCACGGTCACGGTGAAGACGCTCGCGAGCGAGTTCCCGGCGCGCTATCGGGAATGGGTGGAAACGAATCGCCGTCTCGTGCATGAGGGCACGAAAGGGCGGGTGGGGTATGTGCACATTCCCAACATGGGGCCGCTCGGGTATTCGGAGTTTCATCGTTATTTCCTCAGCGAGATCGACCGCGAGGGGCTGGTTGTGGACGTGAGGTTCAACGGCGGCGGGCACGTGTCGGAGTTGATCCTCGAAAAACTCGCGCGTCGCCGCATCGCTTACAACCAATCCCGCTGGTCCAATGTGCAGCCCTATCCCGTCGACTCCGTGGCGGGGCCGATGGTGGCCATCACGAACGAGTACGCGGGGTCCGATGGCGACATTTTTTCGCACGGCTTCAAGCTGTTGAAGCTCGGGCCGTTGATTGGGAAGCGCACGTGGGGCGGCGTGATCGGCATCTGGCCGCGGCATTCGCTCATCGATGGCAGTATCACGACGCAGCCGGAGTTTTCATTTTGGTTCAAGGATGTCGGTTGGAAGGTGGAAAACTACGGGACCGACCCGGATATTGAAGTGGAAATGCGGCCACAGGATTTTGTGGCGGGCCGCGACCCGCAGATGGAACGCGCGTTGCAGGAGATCAACAAGGCGTTGCGGACGAATCCTCCGCGGCCACCGGACTTCGGACAGCGTCCCGATCTCTCGGTTCCGCGTTTGTCGAAAGGGTGAACAACCATGAATGCATGCGAACTGGCGTCTCAGGATTGTATCCCGTGCAAGGGCGGTGTTCCGCCACTGACGGGCGAGAAGTTGCAGTCGCTTCACAAGGCCGTGAACAACGGCTGGCAACTCGTCGGCGAACACCATCTGGAGAAGGAATACAAGTTCAAGGACTTCCGCGAGGCGCTCGATTTCACGAACCATGTCGGAGAGATGGCTGAACGACAAAACCATCATCCCGACATCTACCTCGCGTGGGGCAAGGTGAAGGTCACTATCTGGACGCACAAAATCAACGGGCTGACGGAGAGCGATTTCTTTTTCGCAGCCAAGACGGACATTCTTCTCGAGAAAGGATAACGCGCTCGCCTATGACTTCATCCGATCAACGTACCTCACTTCTGGAAATCGACCAATACATCGAGCGGCTGTTCGTATCGCAAGACATGGTACTTGAACAGGCGCTAAGCGATGCAATCGAAGCGGGTCTGCCGGAAATCCACGTCTCGCCGAACGAAGGGAAGTTGCTCTATTTGCTGGCAAAGCTCGCCGGTGCGAAACGCGTGCTCGAAATCGGTCTGCTGGGCGGTTACAGCACGATCTGGCTGGCGCGGGCTATCGCCCCGAAAGGGAAACTGGTGACGCTGGAGTTGGACGAGAAATACATTCAAGTCGCCGGCAACAACCTGGAGCGCGCGGGTTTGCGGTCACTGGTGGACATTCGACGCGGCGCTGCTGCGGCGACACTTGAAAAGATGGTGAAGGCTGGGGAAGAATCGTTCGATCTCGTCTTCATCGACGCCGACAAGAACAACTATCCGGTCTATCTGGATTATGCCGTGCAATTGACGCACCCCGGCAGCCTGATTCTTGCCGACAATGTCATCCGCGATGGAAAAGTGGCGCGAAGCGGCGAGACGGACCCGTTGGTGCTGGGGATTCAAGAGTTCAACCGCAAACTCGCCGCGAACCCCAAACTCGAAGCGATCCTGATCACCGTGATACGCGAGGCCCTCGACGGACTGGCCATCGCGCGCGTGAAGGATTGATTCTCAGGTGCCGCCGCAGACGGTGTAGCCCTGTTCCCGCAAGTCCTCGGCCAATTCTTTCTCCATCTGACACGCCGCCTCATACGGCATCGGATTGAGGTATTCATACAGTTCGGGTAGCAAACGCACCCCGTATTTACACGGATAATACGACGCCTTGTACCCGTCCTTGTGGTTCTGAAACCGTTCGATTGGCGGAATCCCCGTCATCCCGACATACACGCAAGGCTTCTTCGCATCCCGCTGCGGATTTAGCGCCCTGACCTTGCGTTCCTTCGCAACCGCGCTGTCGAGCAAGATGACGTAGACATTGTGGTGGTGTTGCTCGGGCATTGTTGGAAGCAGTATAAGCTGTTCGGGCGCGCCAACAAGAGCGCGCGTATGGTAAACTTCGTCGGATAAAATGAGCATGCGCAGCTTGCCAATTATGGAAGTGAGGGAGTCGCTACTGTCGGCTTTAGGCAGGCAACGGCGGGTAATCCTGACTGCGCCGACAGGGTCCGGGAAATCGACGCAGGTGCCGCAGATGTTGCTGGATGGCGGGGTGTTGGGGAATGGGCAGGTAGTCATCCTGCAGCCGCGGCGGTTGCCGGCACGGATGCTGGCGGCTTGGGTCGCTAAAGGGCGCGGGGTGAAGTTGGGGGAGGAAGTTGGGTATCAGATTCGGCTCGATGATGTCACCTCGGCCGCGACGCGGATTCGATATGTGACCGAAGGCATCCTATTGCGACAGATGCTTACCGACAAGAACCTGCGCGGCATCAGCGCGATTATTTTTGACGAATTTCACGAGCGACATCTGTACGGCGACATCACCCTGGCGCGCGCGCTGCAGATTCAGGAGACGACGCGTCCTGATTTGATCATCATCGTGATGTCGGCCACGCTCGATGTCGGGCCGCTGCGCGAATACCTGAAGCCTTGCGAGCTGCTGTCGTCCGAAGGCCGCACGTTTCCCGTGGATATTGAATACCTCGACAAGACTTTGGGCGACTGGCCGGTGTGGGAGGCGGCGGTGAAAGAACTAGAAACTCTCGTCACACAACACGACGGCGACGCGCTGGTATTCATGCCCGGCGCGTACGAGATCGGTCGGACGGTGCGCGGGGCGCAAGACGCGCTCGGCAGCCAGTTCATTGTCCTCCCACTGCACGGCGATCTGCCGACCAACGACCAGGATGCCGCCGTGGCGCAATACGACCGGCGCAAGATCGTCGTCTCCACGAACGTCGCGGAAACGTCGTTGACCATCGACGGCGTGCGCATCGTGATCGACAGCGGCTTGGCGCGCATCCCGCGTTACGATCCGTACCGCGGCATCAATACATTGTTGGTTGAGAAGATCAGCCGCGCCTCAGCGGACCAACGCGCCGGGCGCGCGGGTCGGACAGCGCCGGGCGTCTGCTTGCGGTTGTGGACGAAGCACGAATACGAGCAGCGTCCCTTGCAGGAAGCGGCGGAGGTAAAACGTCTCGACCTAGCCGAAGTGGTGTTGACGCTGAAGGCCAGCGGGGTGGAGGACGTGTACGCGTTTCGGTGGTTGGAACCGCCGAGTCGTCAGTCGTTGGACCACGCAGTGCTGCTGCTCAAGGATTTGGGCGCGCTGGAGAATGCAACCGGTGCGCTGACGGAACTTGGGCGACGGATGCTCGCGTTCCCTTTACACCCGCGCTATTCGCGCATGCTGCTGGCGGCGCAGGAATACGGTTGCGTGCGGCAGGTGGCCCTCATCGCCGCGCTCACGCAGGGGCGCGATTTGATGGTGCGACGGCAGGGGAAACAGGTGGAGGAAGCGCGTGACGATCTATTTGGCGGCGAGACGCAATCGGACTTCTTCGTGCTCATGCGCGCATGGCGCTATGCGGATCGCAACGGGTACAACCTTGATCGGTGCCGTCAGGTCGGCATCCACGCGCAAGCGGCGCGACAGGTCGGGCCGCTGTTCGAACAGTTCCTGAATATTGCCAAACGGGAAGGGTTGGATGTGAGCGAGAAGCGCGCGGCCCCTGACTCGATCCAGCGTTGCGTATTGCTGGGCTTTTCGGACCACGTGGCACGTCGGCTTGATGAAGGAACATTGCGCTGTCAGCTCGTGCATGAACGACGTGGTGTCCTGGCTCGGGAAAGCGTTGTGCAGAGCGCGCCTCTGCTCGTCGCGACGGAAATTCATGAGATCCAAAGCGGTACGGGCAAAGATCGGGAGTTAAACGTCCTGCTGAGTCTGGCAACGGCGATCAAGGAAGAATGGTTGCGGGAACTTTTCCCGAGCGATTTCACGGAAACGGTGGCGGTAGTTTACGACACGACACAGCGGCGCGTGTTTGGGGAGCGACGGAAACAATTTCGGGATCTCGTGTTGGAAGCGGGGCGGTCGGAGGATGTGCCGCTGGACGCCGCCGCGCGGATTCTCGCCGCCGAAATATTGGCGGGCCGGTGCGTGTTGAAAAATTGGGATGAAGCCGTTGAACAATGGATTGTGCGCGTGAATCGGCTTCGTGAATGGATTCCCGAACTTGCCATTCCCGCGATTGGTGGCGACGACCGGCAGATGTTGATTGAGCAAATTTGCCACGGCGCGACGAGTTACAAGGAGATCAAAGACAAGGCTGTCTGGCCGGTGCTGAAATCGTGGCTTTCAGGACAGCAGCAGGCGTGGGTTGAGGAATACACACCCGAACGAATTGAATTACCGGGTGGAAAGCGGGCGAAAGTTACCTACACAAATGACGGCCCGCCGACGCTGGCAGCGCGGATTCAGGATTTGTACGGTGTGAAGCAAGGGTTGTGGGTTGCGCAACACCGCGTGCCCGTGCGCATTCAAGTGCTCGCGCCGAGCCAACGACCCGTGCAGGTGACCGAGAATCTCGCGACCTTCTGGAAGGAGACATATCCGAAGCTTAAATTGGAATTGCAACGGAAGTATCCGAGGCATGAGTGGCGCTAGCAGCCTTGATTTTTGTGCTTGTGAGTCGGAAGCCGGTGGCGTTAATCTGCACTCAACCAAACGAAGGAGGTCGCCATGTTCAACCGAATTTCCTATACGTGGGGTTTGATGCGGGCGTCGTGGAACGTCCTGAAAAAGGACAAAACCCTTCTGCTTTTCCCTCTACTATCGGGTATCTGCTGCGCGCTCGTGCTGCTGTCATTCGCCGTGCCGATGTTTGTTTCAGGCGCGTGGCATCCGCCGGCGCGCGATGCCAGCTCGGCGCAGACGACGGTCTACTACGGCTTCGTGTTTCTTTTCTATCTCGCGAACTATTTTGTGATCACCTTTTTCAATACCGCCATCATCTCTTGCGCCATGCTGCGGATGGCCGGCGGGGAGCCGACTGTGGGAGATGGCTTTCGCGAAGCCGCGGCGCGTCTTCCGCAGATAGCGGGCTGGGCTCTACTTTCGGCGACGGTCGGTTTGATCCTGCGGATTATCGAAGACCGGTCGAAATGGGTCGGGCGGATCGTGGCGGGTCTGCTGGGCGTGGCGTGGACCGTGGCGAGTTTTATGGTGGTGCCGGTTCTTGTGGCGGAGCGGAAAGGTCCATTTGGAGCGCTGAAGGGATCGACCGAATTGCTGCGCCAGACGTGGGGAGAGCAGTTGGTGGGCAATTTCAGCTTCGGCATGATGTTTGGGTTGCTCGGCTTGCCGGCGTTTGGTTTCATCATTGTCGCTTTGTTTCTGGGCAGTGCGACAGCGCTCGTGCTGTCCATAGCGTTCGCGGTAGTTTGGCTCATGGCCCTGTCGTTGGTCCAATCGGCGTTGCAAAGTATTTTCCAGGCGGCGGTTTATCTTTACGCGCGCAACCGGATGGCGCCGGCAGGGTTCGAATCGGACATGCTGGCGAGCGCGTTGCGCTCCAAGTAACGCGACCACTCAACTCATCGCTGGCAGGTTTCGCCTAGTATCGGCGGCGAAACCTGCTAGATTTCCGCGGACATGACTCCCTCCCATGAATACTCGGAAAAACTCTGGCAGGAAGCCCTTGAACATTTCCCGGGCGGGGTGAATTCCCCCGTGCGCGCGTTTCGCGGCGTGGGCGGCACGCCGTTTTTCACACAACGCGCGAAGGGTTCGCGGCTGTGGGACGTCGACGGCAACGAGTATATCGACTACGTCGGCTCGTGGGGGCCGATGATCCTCGGCCACGCGCATCCGCAGGTCGTCCGCGCGGTGCAGGAAGCCGCGCGGGATGGGACGAGCTTCGGGACGCCGAATTCGCGCGAAATTCGACTAGCACAATTGGTCTGTGAGGCGTTTCCGTCCATGCAGAAGCTTCGCTTCGTGAACTCGGGCACCGAAGCGACGATGTCCGCCATTCGCGTGGCGCGCGGATTCACGAAGCGGGACAAGATCCTGAAATTCGAAGGCTGCTATCACGGTCACGCCGATGCGCTATTGGTGAAGGCCGGTTCGGGCGGCGCGACGTTCGATGTGCCGGACAGTGCGGGCGTTCCCACGGACTTCGCGCGCAATACTCTCACGCTGCCCTTGAATGATTTTGCGGCGCTCGACACCGTGAATTGGCGCGAGATCGCCTGTGCGATCATCGAGCCGGTTCCCGCGAACATGGGATTGATCCTGTTAAAACCCGGGTTTTTGGAGAAGCTGCGCAAGCTCACGCAGGAGAATGGCGCGCTGATGATTCTCGACGAGGTCATTAGCGGGTTCCGCGTGGCGCGCGGTGGCGCGCAGGAATTGTTTGGCATTCAGGCCGACCTCACGACACTCGGCAAGATCATCGGGGGTGGCCTGCCCGTCGGCGCATTCGGCGGACGCGCGGACGTGATGGATATGCTTGCGCCCACGGGTCCCGTGTACCAGGCCGGCACGCTTTCGGGCAATCCGCTGGCCATGGCTGCGGGAATCGCCACGTTGGAAGAGCTTTTGCAAGGTGATGCGTATGGCAAGTTGGAGGCGCGCGCGGCCGGCCTCGGCAATGAGTGGAAGAGAATCGTGAAGGGACGCTCGGTGCGGCTCGGTTCACTGTTCTGCACATTTTTTACCGAGAGCGAAGTGGTGGACTACGCCAGCGCCAAGACGAGCGACACGAAACGGTACGCGAAGTTCTTCCACGCGATGCTCGAACGCGGTGTCTACCTCGCGCCGTCACAATTTGAAGTCGGCTTCCTGTCCCTGGCGCACACGGAGGCGGACATCGAAGAGACGCTACGGGCAGTGGCAGAAGCGGTGAAGACGTTATGAAAATCGTAGTGGCTATGACCGGCGCCAGCGGTGCGATCTACACCCAGCGACTACTCGACAATCTTGATCCCCGAAAGCACGAGATCCATTTCATCTCCACGAAGCACGCCCGTGAAGTCGGCCAACTTGAATTGCCGAAGGGTGAACTGAAGATTGCGCCGTCCGTGATTCAGTATGACGAAAGCGGTTCGATGTTCGTGCCCTTCGTAAGCGGGTCGGCGAAATTGGATGCAATGATCATCATCCCGGCGTCCATGGGCACTATTGGGCGGGTTGCCCATGGCGTATCCGACAGCACGATTGCGCGGGCGGCGGACGTTTTCCTGAAGGAGCGGCGCAAGCTCATCCTCGTTCCGCGCGAAGCGCCGTATAACCTCATCCACCTGCGCAATATGGCCACCCTGACTGAAGCCGGTGCGATGATCATTCCCGCCAGCCCGTCTTTTTACACCAAGCCAAAGACAATCACGGAACTCGTGGACACCATCATCGCGCGGGTCCTGGATCAACTCGGCCTCGAGCACCAACTCGTCAAGCGATGGCGGAGCGGTGCGTAATTCTGTAACCTGCGGGTGAAGCGTTTCGTCTCTCGAGTTGAACCGCTTGAGAGGTGCGAAATGATAAAACTGGTTTTGGGGATCGTTGCAATCTCGTTACTCGCGATGAGCAGTCAGGGCGATGAATTGAAAGCCGGCGACCACGTGCTCTCGCTGAAAGTGGGTGGTCGCGAGCGGACCTATCTCCTGCATTTGCCGCCGGCCTACGATGGGAAACGTTCACTGCCGCTGGTGATCGTCCTGCACGGCGGCGGCGGGAATGCACCCGGCGCTGTGCGAATGACGGGGTTCAGTGGGAAGGCGGACAAGGAAGGATTTGTCGTTGTTTACCCGAATGGCTCCGGGCGGTTGAAGAACCGCCTGTTGACGTGGAATTCCGGCAACTGCTGCGGGTACGCGCTGGATAACAATGTTGACGACGTGGGCTTCATCCGCGCGTTGATCGATGAACTGGTAAAGACGCGGGCTATCGATCCCCAGCGTGTCTATGTCACGGGCATGTCCAACGGCGGGATGATGACGTATCGCCTTGCGTGCGAGCTGTCCGACAAGATTGCGGCTGCCGCGCCTGTGGCTGGCGCGCTGAATCTGGACAAGTGCCAGCCCACCCATCCGGTTTCGATGATTATTTTCCACGGCACGGCTGATGAACATGTTTTGTATAATGGCGGGGAGCCACCCAAAAGAGTGGATACCCATCGGCGTGTCGATAAATCCGTCTCTTTTGCGGTGAACTTCTGGGTGAAACAAGATGGCTGTTCAGAAACGCTGCAACGTGAGGAGAAGGGGAACATTCGCACAGAGATTTATCGCGGTGGCAAAGAGGGGGCGGAAGTTGTGCTCTACACCGTTAAGGGCGGCGGCCACGCATGGCCGGGCGGAGAGGCATATGTGCTCGGTGCCGAACCGACACGGGAAATCTCCGGAACGGATTTGATGTGGGAGTTTTTCGCGCGGCATCCAAAAAAGTAGAGGCCAATGGATTCAGCGTGATGGGGCGGCGTTTCTTGAATCCAAAAATTTGAGTTGGTTGTAGAGTTGTTCGAGCAGCGGTGACGCGGCTCCCGCTTGTTGGACGGCGCGCAGCGGATTGCCGAAAATCGCTTCGATCTCCAATGGCCGGCGGTCGTCATAGTCGATCTTCATGCTCGCGCGATACGGCGCCATTTTCTCCGTATTGGAGAGCATCTTCCCGATGATTTCATCTGTGACCACTACGCCGCACGCCCGCGCATCGGCGACCACTTCGCGCATGATTGCCTCAACGAGTTGTCGGCTTTGTGGTTGGGACATCAATTCGCTGGTCGTCGCATTGAGAATGACCGAAAGCCCGTTGTAGGGAATGTTCCACACGAGCTTTTGCCAGCGCGCGACATCGAGGTCCCCGGCGAGTTCGGTCTCGACGTTAGCGCGTCGAAAATCATCGGCGATGGCGCGCAGGCGTTCGCTCATCCCGCGCGTGGCGAACTCGCCGAGCGCGACCAGGGTGTAGCCCAGATGGCGGATGTGTCCCGGCCCGACTTTATTAGAACAAAGAAAACACAAGCCCCCGACGACATGCTGTGCTCCGACGATCTCGGCGACCTGCGCTTCCATGCCGAGCCCGTTTTGCATGACGAGCACGACGCTGTCGTCTTTGACGATGGGCGAGAGCAACCGGGGAAGCAGGTGATTCTGCGTGGTTTTCAAGCAGACACAAACAACATCGCACTTGGGCATGTCACGCACATCCGCATAGGCATTCACCTTCGGCAGTGTGAAATCACCGTCCGGCGATTCACAAATCAAGCCATGCTGGCGCACATGTTCGTAATCGCTGTGCAACAGAAAATGCAGATCGCAGCCGGCGCGTTGCAGCCGCGCCCCGTAAAATCCGCCCAGGGCCCCCGTACCAATGATCGCATAGCTTCGTTGCATGGACTTCAACGTAGCAAAATCCAGTTCGTTCTTCTATGTCTTCGCAGCGTTGTGCTAGAAGAAACGGGTGTTGGCTATCCGAAAATACTTTGAGTTCGTACGCTTCTCACACACGGTCTTTGCGCTGCCATTTGCGCTGGCGGCGATGGTGGTGGCGGCCAGGGCTGAGCGCGGGTGGCCGGGGTGGAGGACATTTCTCCTCATCCTCGCGGCGATGGTGTGTGCGCGGACGGCAGCGATGGGGTTCAATCGAATCGTCGATCGTCGGATCGATGCGCTGAATCCGCGCACGGCGAAGCGGCATTTACCGGCGGGGCAGATTGTGCTGGTGAATGCGTGGGTACTGGTAATTGTAAGCTCGCTGGGGTTGGGTTGTGTGGCGTGGTTTATCAATCCGCTCTGCGGTTGGCTGTCCCCGCTGGCCTTACTGATTGTATTTTTCTACTCATTTACAAAGCGATTCACGGACTTCTCGCATGTATTTTTGGGGTTGGCCCTGGGGATTGCGCCAATCGGCGCGTGGCTGGCGGTGCGCGGGAGATTCGAATGGCCGCCGTGCGTGCTGGCGCTGGCTGTGGTTTTCTGGTTGGTCGGGTTTGACATCATCTACGCGACCCAGGATTGGGAATTTGACAAGTCGCAGGGACTGCATTCTCTGCCGGTGCGACTGGGCATTTCGCCGAGTCTGCAAGTTGCACGGCTGGCACACGCGATCATGGCTGCTTTGCTGCTGGCTTTCGGGTTGATTTCAGGCCTTCGCGTGCCATACTACATTGGGTTTGGGATCATTCTGGTCTGCCTGGTTGTGCAGCATTTGGTCGCGAGAAAGCGCGATCCAATCAGCCTGAATGTCGCGTTTTTTCGGATGAATGCGGTCATTAGCGCCGTTTTTCTTACAGCGGTCGTGGTCGATGTGGTCTTACAATGAACAAGTTGATTGAGCGCTCAGAGTTGCGAGACATTTACGAGAAAGTTGAGGCGGCCCAGCGCATCAATGAGGACGACTGCCATCGGCTGTACCGGTCGCAGGACCTGGCTGCCATCGGCGCGATGGCGAACCTCGTCCGCGAACGCAAAAACGGTAACGCTGCCTACTACATCCTCAACCGCCACATCAACTACTCCAACATCTGCATTCTAGACTGCGATTTTTGCGCGTTTTATCGGCGGCGGCGTGATGCGGGCGCTTACGAATACAACCTCCCGCAAATGATCGAGAAAGCGCAGGAAGCGCTCAAACTCGGCATCACGGAGATTCACATCGTCGGCG encodes:
- a CDS encoding 4a-hydroxytetrahydrobiopterin dehydratase, which produces MNACELASQDCIPCKGGVPPLTGEKLQSLHKAVNNGWQLVGEHHLEKEYKFKDFREALDFTNHVGEMAERQNHHPDIYLAWGKVKVTIWTHKINGLTESDFFFAAKTDILLEKG
- a CDS encoding O-methyltransferase — translated: MTSSDQRTSLLEIDQYIERLFVSQDMVLEQALSDAIEAGLPEIHVSPNEGKLLYLLAKLAGAKRVLEIGLLGGYSTIWLARAIAPKGKLVTLELDEKYIQVAGNNLERAGLRSLVDIRRGAAAATLEKMVKAGEESFDLVFIDADKNNYPVYLDYAVQLTHPGSLILADNVIRDGKVARSGETDPLVLGIQEFNRKLAANPKLEAILITVIREALDGLAIARVKD
- the hrpB gene encoding ATP-dependent helicase HrpB — protein: MRSLPIMEVRESLLSALGRQRRVILTAPTGSGKSTQVPQMLLDGGVLGNGQVVILQPRRLPARMLAAWVAKGRGVKLGEEVGYQIRLDDVTSAATRIRYVTEGILLRQMLTDKNLRGISAIIFDEFHERHLYGDITLARALQIQETTRPDLIIIVMSATLDVGPLREYLKPCELLSSEGRTFPVDIEYLDKTLGDWPVWEAAVKELETLVTQHDGDALVFMPGAYEIGRTVRGAQDALGSQFIVLPLHGDLPTNDQDAAVAQYDRRKIVVSTNVAETSLTIDGVRIVIDSGLARIPRYDPYRGINTLLVEKISRASADQRAGRAGRTAPGVCLRLWTKHEYEQRPLQEAAEVKRLDLAEVVLTLKASGVEDVYAFRWLEPPSRQSLDHAVLLLKDLGALENATGALTELGRRMLAFPLHPRYSRMLLAAQEYGCVRQVALIAALTQGRDLMVRRQGKQVEEARDDLFGGETQSDFFVLMRAWRYADRNGYNLDRCRQVGIHAQAARQVGPLFEQFLNIAKREGLDVSEKRAAPDSIQRCVLLGFSDHVARRLDEGTLRCQLVHERRGVLARESVVQSAPLLVATEIHEIQSGTGKDRELNVLLSLATAIKEEWLRELFPSDFTETVAVVYDTTQRRVFGERRKQFRDLVLEAGRSEDVPLDAAARILAAEILAGRCVLKNWDEAVEQWIVRVNRLREWIPELAIPAIGGDDRQMLIEQICHGATSYKEIKDKAVWPVLKSWLSGQQQAWVEEYTPERIELPGGKRAKVTYTNDGPPTLAARIQDLYGVKQGLWVAQHRVPVRIQVLAPSQRPVQVTENLATFWKETYPKLKLELQRKYPRHEWR
- a CDS encoding DUF6159 family protein gives rise to the protein MFNRISYTWGLMRASWNVLKKDKTLLLFPLLSGICCALVLLSFAVPMFVSGAWHPPARDASSAQTTVYYGFVFLFYLANYFVITFFNTAIISCAMLRMAGGEPTVGDGFREAAARLPQIAGWALLSATVGLILRIIEDRSKWVGRIVAGLLGVAWTVASFMVVPVLVAERKGPFGALKGSTELLRQTWGEQLVGNFSFGMMFGLLGLPAFGFIIVALFLGSATALVLSIAFAVVWLMALSLVQSALQSIFQAAVYLYARNRMAPAGFESDMLASALRSK
- the hemL gene encoding glutamate-1-semialdehyde 2,1-aminomutase, whose amino-acid sequence is MTPSHEYSEKLWQEALEHFPGGVNSPVRAFRGVGGTPFFTQRAKGSRLWDVDGNEYIDYVGSWGPMILGHAHPQVVRAVQEAARDGTSFGTPNSREIRLAQLVCEAFPSMQKLRFVNSGTEATMSAIRVARGFTKRDKILKFEGCYHGHADALLVKAGSGGATFDVPDSAGVPTDFARNTLTLPLNDFAALDTVNWREIACAIIEPVPANMGLILLKPGFLEKLRKLTQENGALMILDEVISGFRVARGGAQELFGIQADLTTLGKIIGGGLPVGAFGGRADVMDMLAPTGPVYQAGTLSGNPLAMAAGIATLEELLQGDAYGKLEARAAGLGNEWKRIVKGRSVRLGSLFCTFFTESEVVDYASAKTSDTKRYAKFFHAMLERGVYLAPSQFEVGFLSLAHTEADIEETLRAVAEAVKTL
- a CDS encoding UbiX family flavin prenyltransferase, with amino-acid sequence MKIVVAMTGASGAIYTQRLLDNLDPRKHEIHFISTKHAREVGQLELPKGELKIAPSVIQYDESGSMFVPFVSGSAKLDAMIIIPASMGTIGRVAHGVSDSTIARAADVFLKERRKLILVPREAPYNLIHLRNMATLTEAGAMIIPASPSFYTKPKTITELVDTIIARVLDQLGLEHQLVKRWRSGA
- a CDS encoding PHB depolymerase family esterase, with the translated sequence MIKLVLGIVAISLLAMSSQGDELKAGDHVLSLKVGGRERTYLLHLPPAYDGKRSLPLVIVLHGGGGNAPGAVRMTGFSGKADKEGFVVVYPNGSGRLKNRLLTWNSGNCCGYALDNNVDDVGFIRALIDELVKTRAIDPQRVYVTGMSNGGMMTYRLACELSDKIAAAAPVAGALNLDKCQPTHPVSMIIFHGTADEHVLYNGGEPPKRVDTHRRVDKSVSFAVNFWVKQDGCSETLQREEKGNIRTEIYRGGKEGAEVVLYTVKGGGHAWPGGEAYVLGAEPTREISGTDLMWEFFARHPKK
- a CDS encoding putative 2-dehydropantoate 2-reductase; amino-acid sequence: MQRSYAIIGTGALGGFYGARLQRAGCDLHFLLHSDYEHVRQHGLICESPDGDFTLPKVNAYADVRDMPKCDVVCVCLKTTQNHLLPRLLSPIVKDDSVVLVMQNGLGMEAQVAEIVGAQHVVGGLCFLCSNKVGPGHIRHLGYTLVALGEFATRGMSERLRAIADDFRRANVETELAGDLDVARWQKLVWNIPYNGLSVILNATTSELMSQPQSRQLVEAIMREVVADARACGVVVTDEIIGKMLSNTEKMAPYRASMKIDYDDRRPLEIEAIFGNPLRAVQQAGAASPLLEQLYNQLKFLDSRNAAPSR
- a CDS encoding UbiA-like polyprenyltransferase, producing MLAIRKYFEFVRFSHTVFALPFALAAMVVAARAERGWPGWRTFLLILAAMVCARTAAMGFNRIVDRRIDALNPRTAKRHLPAGQIVLVNAWVLVIVSSLGLGCVAWFINPLCGWLSPLALLIVFFYSFTKRFTDFSHVFLGLALGIAPIGAWLAVRGRFEWPPCVLALAVVFWLVGFDIIYATQDWEFDKSQGLHSLPVRLGISPSLQVARLAHAIMAALLLAFGLISGLRVPYYIGFGIILVCLVVQHLVARKRDPISLNVAFFRMNAVISAVFLTAVVVDVVLQ